The Candidatus Caldatribacterium sp. genome has a segment encoding these proteins:
- a CDS encoding AAA family ATPase yields the protein EEKALERQRREEELRVVQWQERLCQKEENKRQVEERLHFLSSERERLLESLQRVREGIASLSAEISALQKVLARAEKAAKKVQERKNQEEARKRQYEKFLWEIQRIRKEVLSVVAEMGENGRILHVLTEQLAHCGWELQGLLQTVRTKEALLQEEEEKRELLEKTIGAKRHKEKALERQKEKWLRERERLHFAKGKLCEEIERVEGLLANLWEFDSSEFQALDLESLRRVVEEEEKFLASTPVRRGAIEEYRELESREKELRQQDSFFGELLDLAASEIKSLERSIQREFHAFLDGARKAFSRYFRQIFQGGDAVRNDGVHLEVQIPGKKRQGMALLSSGERTLVALCFLCACFEAKGAQMCFFDEIDANLDHTNSSLLAQILKEFSASRQVVIVTHKEEVMEAADRILGVTMSEPGVSQIIPCESLAERELLRGGR from the coding sequence TGAAGAGAAGGCGCTGGAAAGACAGAGAAGAGAAGAGGAACTCCGCGTCGTTCAGTGGCAAGAGCGCCTTTGTCAGAAAGAGGAAAACAAGCGCCAGGTTGAGGAAAGACTCCATTTTCTGTCTTCAGAGCGTGAGCGCCTTCTGGAATCCCTTCAGAGAGTTAGAGAGGGAATTGCGAGTCTCTCAGCAGAAATTAGCGCACTTCAGAAGGTTCTTGCCCGTGCGGAGAAAGCTGCAAAGAAGGTTCAGGAAAGGAAGAACCAGGAAGAGGCAAGGAAAAGGCAGTACGAGAAGTTTCTCTGGGAGATTCAAAGGATCCGGAAAGAGGTTCTTTCGGTAGTTGCAGAGATGGGGGAAAATGGGAGGATTCTTCATGTCCTTACAGAGCAACTTGCTCATTGTGGATGGGAGCTTCAAGGGCTTCTTCAAACTGTGAGGACTAAAGAAGCGCTCCTCCAGGAGGAAGAAGAGAAGAGGGAGCTTTTGGAGAAGACTATAGGGGCAAAACGCCACAAAGAGAAAGCTCTCGAGCGTCAGAAAGAAAAGTGGCTTAGGGAGAGAGAGCGTTTGCACTTTGCAAAGGGAAAGCTTTGTGAGGAAATTGAACGCGTGGAGGGCCTTCTTGCCAATCTTTGGGAATTTGACTCCTCCGAGTTTCAGGCGCTTGATCTTGAGAGCTTGAGACGCGTCGTTGAAGAGGAGGAGAAATTTCTTGCAAGTACACCTGTTCGGAGAGGGGCCATAGAGGAGTACAGGGAGCTCGAATCTCGAGAGAAAGAACTCAGGCAGCAGGATTCTTTCTTTGGGGAACTTTTAGACCTTGCGGCTTCGGAGATTAAAAGCCTTGAGCGAAGTATTCAGCGAGAGTTCCACGCCTTTCTGGATGGGGCAAGGAAAGCTTTCTCAAGGTATTTCCGGCAAATTTTTCAGGGTGGCGACGCAGTGCGGAATGATGGGGTTCATCTTGAGGTGCAGATTCCGGGAAAGAAGAGGCAGGGAATGGCACTCCTCTCAAGCGGAGAACGAACCCTGGTGGCCTTGTGCTTTCTCTGCGCTTGTTTTGAAGCGAAGGGAGCTCAAATGTGTTTCTTTGACGAGATTGACGCCAATCTCGACCATACGAATAGCTCACTTCTTGCTCAAATCCTTAAGGAATTTTCTGCGTCCCGGCAGGTTGTTATTGTGACGCACAAAGAAGAAGTGATGGAGGCTGCAGACCGGATTCTTGGAGTGACCATGAGTGAGCCGGGAGTATCCCAGATCATTCCCTGTGAGAGTCTTGCAGAGCGAGAACTTCTGAGAGGGGGACGGTAA
- the ftsY gene encoding signal recognition particle-docking protein FtsY, whose protein sequence is MEKGLWRRWLQGVGRIKEEVKERFAQLWSQKSPRPEEWEELEEMLIEADIGPNLALELVAEFRNLKERSRGNADWREWLYEKLMSFFDQDEHRLFPQAQPESLKAIFLVGINGVGKTTTAGKLAHLARMKGEKVVLISADTFRAAANEQLAIWAQRAGCRFFGGSPGADPAAVVYDGLQSALKEKETLAIVDTAGRSHVNKNLLAELEKVSRVVRRFLPEGNVENLLIIDALAGQNAFAQVASIAQVVPLTGIVLTKWDSQAKGGILFRIRKEFGLPVKYIGIGEGIDDLLPFDAQEFVRAIVF, encoded by the coding sequence ATGGAGAAGGGGTTGTGGAGAAGGTGGCTTCAAGGAGTGGGGCGTATTAAAGAAGAGGTGAAGGAACGCTTTGCTCAGCTCTGGTCCCAGAAGAGCCCGCGACCTGAAGAATGGGAAGAACTCGAGGAAATGCTGATTGAGGCCGATATTGGACCCAATCTTGCTCTGGAACTCGTTGCAGAATTCCGGAACCTGAAGGAAAGGTCCCGCGGGAATGCAGACTGGAGGGAGTGGCTTTACGAGAAGCTGATGTCCTTTTTTGACCAGGATGAACACCGTCTTTTCCCTCAAGCTCAACCGGAATCCCTGAAGGCCATTTTCCTTGTTGGTATAAATGGTGTTGGAAAGACCACGACTGCCGGGAAACTTGCTCACCTTGCGAGGATGAAGGGGGAAAAGGTTGTTCTCATCAGTGCGGACACCTTTCGGGCTGCAGCAAATGAACAGCTTGCCATTTGGGCCCAGCGAGCGGGATGCCGGTTCTTTGGAGGTTCTCCCGGTGCTGATCCTGCGGCGGTTGTCTACGACGGGTTGCAGTCGGCTCTCAAGGAGAAAGAGACCTTAGCCATTGTGGATACCGCGGGACGGTCTCACGTGAACAAGAACCTCCTTGCCGAACTTGAGAAGGTATCTCGGGTGGTTCGCCGTTTCCTCCCTGAGGGGAACGTCGAGAATCTCCTCATCATTGACGCCTTGGCTGGCCAAAATGCCTTCGCCCAGGTTGCATCTATTGCTCAGGTTGTGCCTCTTACCGGCATTGTTCTCACTAAATGGGATAGCCAGGCTAAGGGAGGAATTCTTTTCCGGATACGAAAAGAATTCGGTCTTCCCGTGAAGTACATCGGAATTGGGGAAGGAATAGATGACCTCCTCCCCTTTGATGCTCAGGAATTTGTCCGCGCTATTGTCTTTTAA
- the ffh gene encoding signal recognition particle protein yields MFEELAEKFTGIFKKLRGKGRLTAEDVDAALRELRLVLLESDVHYRVVKDLIGRVRERAVGREVLESVTPAEIVMKILWDEIRQILGGEAKDLHVPSVTPALFLLVGLQGSGKTTTCGKLGLFLRERHYLPLLTSTDTRRPAAREQLRVLALKAGLDFFDLPSAQHPRDVVRAARQYAREKGQDVVLVDTAGRLHVEEELLQELRELVESEEFHEVFLVLDATTGQEAVRVAERFREWVEPTGIILTKVDTDARGGAVLSIVAQTGWPVKLIGVGEKLQQLEVFHPERMASRILGMGDTLSLIERIERAITEEERKKIEQRVEKEEFTFEDFLEELRRLKQAGSFDELVNMLPTQLRGMLAQVDGEKSLKRTEAIILSMTKEERRNPSIINASRKRRIARGSGTTVQEVNRLLREFEEVRKLWKKMRKGHLFPLSRKRGFFGFGF; encoded by the coding sequence TTGTTCGAGGAACTTGCGGAAAAGTTCACCGGTATTTTCAAAAAGCTAAGGGGTAAAGGTCGCCTTACCGCAGAGGACGTAGATGCTGCCTTGCGGGAACTTCGCCTTGTGCTCCTTGAGTCCGACGTGCATTACCGGGTGGTGAAGGACCTCATCGGTCGAGTGCGTGAAAGGGCTGTGGGTCGGGAAGTCTTGGAAAGTGTTACCCCTGCAGAAATAGTCATGAAAATCCTCTGGGATGAGATTCGGCAAATTCTTGGGGGAGAGGCCAAAGATCTCCACGTTCCCTCCGTGACCCCTGCCCTTTTCCTTCTTGTGGGTCTCCAGGGTTCGGGAAAGACCACCACCTGTGGGAAACTTGGGCTTTTCCTCAGGGAACGCCACTACCTTCCTCTCTTGACCTCAACGGATACCCGCCGACCGGCAGCAAGGGAGCAGCTCCGAGTTCTTGCCCTCAAAGCAGGACTCGATTTCTTTGACCTTCCTTCGGCGCAGCATCCTCGGGATGTGGTCCGGGCTGCGCGGCAGTATGCCCGGGAGAAGGGACAGGACGTTGTCCTTGTGGACACCGCAGGGAGGCTCCACGTTGAGGAAGAGCTTCTCCAAGAGCTTAGAGAACTCGTCGAGAGTGAAGAATTCCACGAAGTGTTCCTTGTCCTTGACGCTACAACCGGTCAAGAGGCGGTGAGGGTAGCTGAGCGTTTTCGGGAGTGGGTGGAACCCACCGGTATTATCCTCACAAAGGTCGATACCGATGCCCGGGGAGGCGCGGTGCTCTCCATCGTTGCCCAAACCGGATGGCCGGTAAAACTCATCGGCGTTGGAGAGAAACTGCAACAGCTTGAGGTCTTCCATCCCGAGCGGATGGCAAGCCGCATCCTTGGCATGGGAGATACCTTAAGCCTCATCGAGCGAATTGAAAGGGCCATTACTGAAGAGGAACGGAAAAAGATCGAGCAACGGGTTGAGAAAGAAGAGTTCACTTTTGAGGACTTTCTCGAAGAGTTGCGCCGCCTCAAGCAGGCTGGTTCCTTTGATGAACTTGTGAATATGCTTCCCACTCAGTTGCGGGGGATGCTTGCTCAAGTCGACGGGGAGAAAAGCCTCAAACGTACCGAGGCAATCATTCTCTCGATGACTAAGGAGGAGCGGCGAAACCCATCGATCATCAATGCTTCTCGAAAGCGACGCATTGCCCGGGGAAGCGGAACAACCGTTCAGGAGGTTAACCGGCTCCTGCGGGAATTCGAAGAGGTCCGAAAACTCTGGAAAAAGATGAGGAAAGGACACCTCTTTCCTCTTTCTCGGAAAAGAGGATTCTTTGGTTTTGGATTCTAA
- the rpsP gene encoding 30S ribosomal protein S16, with the protein MAVRIRLMRIGRTHLPQYRIVATDSREARNGKPLEVLGNYSPLQEPELTSLKWDRIEYWLSQGAEVSDKVRALLRKAKKLQEAEVR; encoded by the coding sequence ATGGCTGTACGAATTCGTCTCATGCGCATTGGACGGACTCATCTCCCTCAGTACCGGATTGTGGCAACGGATTCTCGGGAAGCCCGGAACGGGAAACCACTTGAGGTTCTTGGAAATTACTCCCCTCTCCAGGAACCAGAGCTCACCTCTCTCAAGTGGGATCGCATCGAGTACTGGCTTTCCCAGGGAGCAGAAGTCTCAGACAAGGTTCGGGCTCTTCTCAGGAAAGCCAAAAAGCTCCAGGAGGCCGAAGTTCGGTGA
- a CDS encoding KH domain-containing protein, translated as MKELLEFLVRSLVDEPDKVSVTEVKGERSVVYEVRVSPADTGKIIGKQGRVAKALRTIVKAASAKSGTKAVVEILG; from the coding sequence GTGAAGGAGCTCCTTGAGTTCCTCGTTCGTTCCCTTGTCGATGAGCCGGATAAAGTGAGCGTGACAGAGGTCAAGGGAGAACGTTCTGTGGTGTACGAGGTCAGGGTTTCCCCTGCCGATACGGGGAAGATTATCGGGAAGCAGGGAAGGGTGGCGAAAGCCCTCCGCACCATTGTCAAGGCGGCCTCCGCAAAAAGCGGGACGAAAGCTGTGGTGGAAATCCTCGGGTAG
- the rimM gene encoding 16S rRNA processing protein RimM, translating into MPRRIDWVVVGKITTPHGLKGWVRVLPLTDFGERFARGAIFLVGSPERTFVERVVEDVAWRGNFLLLRFQGVASRTEAEMLRGFYLAVPREDVPPLPPGHFYHFELVGLTVLERGTPRGTVDAVVPMSVYDYLVVKDPAGREFFLPFVSAFVLSVNLDEGFLEVSCPEGFWE; encoded by the coding sequence GTGCCTCGCCGAATTGATTGGGTTGTGGTGGGGAAAATCACCACACCCCACGGGCTTAAGGGATGGGTCCGAGTTTTGCCCCTTACGGACTTTGGGGAACGCTTTGCCCGGGGTGCGATTTTTCTCGTTGGGTCCCCTGAAAGGACTTTTGTGGAACGGGTTGTGGAGGATGTCGCTTGGCGAGGGAACTTCCTTCTCCTCCGCTTTCAGGGGGTAGCCTCTCGGACGGAAGCGGAGATGCTCCGTGGGTTTTACCTTGCTGTTCCCCGAGAGGACGTTCCTCCCCTTCCTCCCGGCCACTTCTACCATTTTGAGCTTGTGGGACTTACGGTTCTTGAGAGGGGGACTCCGCGGGGAACAGTAGACGCTGTGGTTCCTATGTCGGTGTACGATTACTTAGTGGTGAAAGACCCTGCAGGGCGGGAATTTTTCCTCCCCTTTGTTTCCGCCTTTGTTCTCAGTGTGAATCTCGACGAGGGGTTTCTTGAAGTGAGTTGTCCTGAGGGTTTCTGGGAATGA
- the trmD gene encoding tRNA (guanosine(37)-N1)-methyltransferase TrmD, protein MRLRIDIVTLFPEAIRPYLSAALLGRAQQKGLVFIKVHNLRSFSQDRYRTVDDYPFGGGPGMVLKPEPLVRAVRFISEYTGSTPLVIVTSPQGELFNQRMAKELAQKEHLLILCGRYQGIDERVIVLTNAREISIGDYVLSGGELPALVITEAVVRLLPGALGDEESLRYDSFSEYPFGPPQYTRPRVFCGLAVPEVLLSGNHALIEKWRRERALEKARKMRPDLFPCDRCERSEGMV, encoded by the coding sequence ATGAGGTTGCGCATCGACATTGTGACGCTCTTCCCGGAGGCCATTCGGCCCTACCTTAGTGCTGCACTCCTTGGAAGAGCACAGCAAAAAGGCCTTGTCTTCATCAAGGTCCACAACCTCCGAAGCTTTTCACAGGACCGGTACCGTACGGTGGATGATTACCCTTTCGGCGGTGGCCCCGGAATGGTCTTAAAGCCTGAACCCCTTGTTCGAGCTGTGCGATTCATCAGTGAGTACACGGGGAGTACCCCTCTTGTCATTGTTACAAGCCCTCAGGGAGAGCTCTTCAACCAGCGCATGGCTAAGGAATTGGCGCAAAAAGAACACCTTCTCATTCTCTGTGGGCGGTACCAGGGAATCGACGAGCGGGTCATCGTGCTCACCAATGCCCGGGAGATTTCTATTGGAGATTACGTGCTCTCTGGAGGGGAACTCCCGGCACTTGTGATCACCGAAGCAGTGGTGCGGCTTCTTCCTGGAGCCCTGGGAGACGAGGAATCTCTTCGGTACGACTCGTTCTCGGAGTACCCCTTTGGTCCTCCGCAGTACACACGACCCAGGGTTTTCTGTGGCCTTGCAGTTCCAGAGGTTCTCCTTTCGGGGAACCATGCCCTTATCGAAAAGTGGCGGAGAGAAAGAGCTCTGGAGAAGGCAAGGAAAATGCGCCCGGACCTTTTTCCTTGTGACCGTTGCGAAAGAAGTGAAGGCATGGTATAG
- the rplS gene encoding 50S ribosomal protein L19 — MDRARILRAIEGSFVKDDAEVPQVAPGDTVRVYFKVIEGDRERIQPFEGLVIAVRGSGVNRTFTVRKVSFGVGVERIFPLYSPRIERIEILRRGKVRRAKLYYLRKKSAKESRLEEKREV; from the coding sequence ATGGATAGAGCACGAATTCTGCGAGCGATCGAGGGAAGCTTTGTAAAAGACGACGCCGAAGTTCCGCAGGTTGCTCCTGGGGATACGGTTCGCGTTTACTTTAAAGTTATCGAGGGTGATAGAGAGCGCATTCAGCCTTTCGAAGGACTGGTTATCGCGGTACGAGGATCAGGGGTTAATCGGACGTTTACGGTGCGGAAGGTCTCTTTTGGGGTAGGTGTTGAGCGAATTTTCCCTCTCTACTCTCCCCGTATCGAACGCATCGAGATTCTCCGGCGTGGAAAGGTCCGACGCGCAAAGCTCTATTACCTGAGGAAGAAGAGTGCCAAAGAATCGCGCCTTGAAGAGAAACGGGAAGTCTGA
- the lepB gene encoding signal peptidase I has protein sequence MRELVETVLWALAIAFLVRYFVIEGYYIPSTSMEPTLVPGERVLVAKFLYRFTEPHRGDIVVFRYPIDNRKNLIKRIIGLPGERIEIADGKVFINGEPLTGELFNRTYYSAGYYGQGERVIPEGHYFVLGDNSSNSDDSRFWGYVPRKNILGRAFLVYWPPHRVRILH, from the coding sequence TTGCGCGAGCTTGTTGAAACCGTCCTTTGGGCGCTTGCCATTGCTTTCCTTGTGCGGTACTTTGTCATTGAAGGGTACTACATTCCAAGCACTTCCATGGAACCAACGCTTGTCCCGGGAGAGCGAGTTCTCGTTGCCAAGTTTTTATACCGTTTCACTGAGCCTCACCGTGGGGATATCGTTGTCTTCCGGTACCCTATTGATAACCGAAAAAACCTTATAAAGCGCATCATCGGTCTTCCTGGTGAACGTATTGAAATTGCCGATGGCAAAGTCTTCATTAACGGAGAACCGCTCACCGGGGAACTCTTCAATCGGACGTACTACAGCGCTGGGTACTATGGTCAGGGGGAACGGGTGATTCCGGAAGGACACTACTTTGTCCTTGGGGACAACAGCAGCAACAGTGACGACAGTCGTTTCTGGGGATACGTTCCTCGGAAGAACATCCTGGGAAGAGCCTTTCTCGTGTACTGGCCGCCCCACCGTGTTCGTATCCTCCACTGA
- a CDS encoding YraN family protein — translation MFFSRDTDSQSTKGTERRCILSVSGILGSLRATEGLSARKSKGIQGEVLAERWLRRSLRAEILERNFRSPFGEIDLIARKGKILIFVEVKTRKSLTSGLPEEAVTEEKQERIRKSALFYLTQHGYDPEQTLFRFDVVAIYVGSGKPQIRHYPSAF, via the coding sequence ATGTTCTTTTCCCGGGATACGGATTCGCAAAGCACAAAGGGTACGGAACGGCGATGCATTTTGAGCGTATCAGGAATCTTGGGCTCTCTCCGTGCCACCGAAGGACTTTCTGCCAGGAAGAGTAAGGGTATCCAGGGGGAAGTCTTGGCAGAACGGTGGCTTCGGCGATCGCTCAGGGCGGAGATTCTTGAGCGGAACTTTCGTTCCCCCTTTGGAGAAATTGACCTTATCGCCCGGAAAGGGAAAATCCTTATCTTCGTCGAGGTTAAAACCCGCAAGAGTCTTACCAGTGGACTTCCTGAGGAGGCCGTGACTGAGGAAAAGCAAGAGCGCATCCGAAAGAGTGCCCTCTTCTACCTTACCCAGCATGGGTACGATCCGGAACAGACCCTCTTTCGTTTCGACGTTGTTGCCATCTATGTGGGCTCTGGGAAGCCCCAGATCCGCCACTATCCGTCAGCTTTCTAA
- a CDS encoding YifB family Mg chelatase-like AAA ATPase: MLARILSATSFGIDARFVEVEVDVGAGLPSFHIVGLPDSAIQEARERVRSALKNSGFAFPAQRVTVNLAPAFLKKTGSDFDLPIALGILLATKQLRAFPEGVVALGELSLSGELRPVNGAFPVAHFLSLQERRYRMLLPVQNARESAVISGVEVFGFRSLNEVCDFLEGKHEAKPFSRSWEECFTSPSPEEDLAEVKGQRQGKRALEIAAAGGHHLLFIGPPGSGKTMLARKLPSILPPLTVEQAIEVTKIHSVAGLLSEDQPLVVTPPFRAPHHTISDVALIGGGQWPRPGEISLAHHGVLFLDEVLEFRRNVLEALREPLETGRITVSRVNATITYPARFTLVLACNPCPCGYFGDTKRPCTCSPQQIAKYRSKLSGPLLDRVDLQVEIPRLEVHEILSERQEESSKEVRKRVEMAREFQKKRFRGEGILLNGEMKPRHIKRFCTLSQEAKRFLETTLQRLFLSTRAYHRVLKVARTIADLEGKECIEVHHVAEAIQYRFLDRQRVL, from the coding sequence GTGCTTGCACGGATACTCAGTGCAACGAGTTTTGGAATCGATGCCCGTTTCGTGGAAGTTGAGGTCGATGTTGGAGCAGGTCTTCCATCGTTTCACATTGTGGGATTACCCGACAGCGCTATTCAGGAAGCCCGAGAACGGGTTCGGAGTGCCCTGAAAAACAGCGGCTTTGCTTTTCCCGCTCAGCGAGTTACAGTTAACCTTGCACCGGCTTTTCTGAAGAAAACCGGGAGCGATTTTGACCTTCCCATTGCTCTTGGTATCCTCCTTGCAACGAAGCAGCTCCGTGCTTTTCCAGAAGGTGTTGTTGCCTTGGGAGAGCTTTCTCTTTCTGGGGAATTACGGCCGGTGAACGGAGCCTTTCCGGTGGCCCACTTCCTTTCTCTTCAGGAACGACGGTACCGAATGCTTCTTCCTGTGCAGAACGCTCGGGAAAGTGCCGTAATTTCGGGGGTTGAGGTTTTTGGTTTCAGGAGTCTCAACGAGGTCTGCGATTTCCTTGAGGGAAAGCATGAGGCTAAGCCCTTCTCGCGCTCCTGGGAAGAGTGTTTTACTTCCCCTTCCCCCGAAGAGGATTTAGCCGAGGTTAAAGGGCAACGTCAGGGAAAAAGAGCCCTGGAGATTGCGGCAGCAGGAGGACACCATCTCCTTTTCATAGGTCCGCCGGGTTCTGGAAAGACCATGCTTGCCAGGAAACTTCCTTCCATTCTTCCTCCGCTCACCGTTGAACAGGCCATAGAGGTTACGAAAATTCACAGTGTCGCCGGCCTCCTCTCAGAGGACCAGCCTCTTGTCGTTACCCCTCCCTTTCGGGCACCGCACCATACCATTTCTGATGTGGCGCTCATTGGTGGAGGGCAATGGCCAAGACCTGGAGAAATTAGCCTTGCCCACCATGGCGTCCTTTTCCTCGACGAGGTCCTTGAATTCCGCCGGAATGTCCTCGAAGCCCTTCGAGAACCCTTAGAGACGGGTAGAATTACCGTAAGCCGTGTAAATGCCACAATTACTTATCCGGCTCGTTTCACCCTTGTCCTTGCCTGTAACCCTTGTCCGTGCGGGTATTTTGGGGATACGAAACGTCCATGTACCTGTTCGCCTCAGCAGATTGCCAAGTACCGGAGTAAGCTCTCTGGACCTCTTCTTGACCGTGTTGACCTTCAGGTGGAAATTCCACGTCTTGAGGTCCATGAAATCCTTTCCGAGAGACAGGAAGAGTCTTCTAAGGAAGTGCGGAAAAGGGTGGAAATGGCCCGAGAATTCCAAAAGAAACGTTTCCGAGGCGAAGGTATTCTCCTCAACGGTGAGATGAAGCCACGGCACATTAAACGGTTCTGCACCCTTTCCCAGGAAGCAAAGCGCTTCCTCGAGACCACTCTCCAGAGGCTTTTCCTGAGCACCAGAGCATACCATCGGGTTTTGAAGGTTGCCCGCACCATTGCCGATCTTGAGGGAAAAGAATGCATCGAGGTTCACCATGTTGCCGAGGCTATTCAGTACCGGTTTCTCGACCGGCAGCGCGTGCTATGA
- the dprA gene encoding DNA-protecting protein DprA, with translation MTEDLPFWVALNHVRGIGPTRFQRLLEAFGSAAVAWCAPSGALREAVGEKLAEQIVAARAKIAPEKLYDSILQEGIQVIPLPDPRYPPLLRYVKRPPFLLYVEGSFSFPDWEKYLAIVGTRRPTPYGLKVARLFARELAREGWVIVSGLAIGIDGEAQQSVVEEGYPTIAVLGSGLRCVYPKAHLSLARDIVDKGGALVSEYPPLEGPRPEHFPLRNRIIAGLSLGVLVIEAPRKSGALITADFALEAGREVMAIPGPIFSPQSEGTNALIAQGAKLVQDVSDVLETFGFFPSRVGETSKSERELVPLSAKEEELLSFIDYTGVFIEELLEKTGWSEGEFFQALLTLEVKGLVEELPGGRVARR, from the coding sequence ATGACTGAGGACCTTCCCTTCTGGGTGGCTCTGAACCACGTACGAGGTATTGGTCCCACTCGTTTCCAAAGACTCCTTGAGGCCTTTGGTAGCGCTGCCGTAGCCTGGTGTGCTCCCTCTGGGGCTCTCCGGGAAGCTGTTGGAGAGAAGCTTGCGGAGCAAATTGTTGCTGCGCGGGCAAAAATTGCCCCTGAGAAACTCTACGATTCTATTCTACAGGAGGGGATTCAGGTCATTCCCCTTCCCGATCCCCGGTATCCTCCTCTTCTTCGGTACGTCAAACGTCCCCCATTTCTCCTCTACGTTGAGGGGAGTTTCTCTTTTCCTGATTGGGAAAAGTACCTTGCCATTGTGGGCACTCGCCGTCCCACTCCTTATGGGTTGAAAGTAGCGCGCCTTTTCGCCCGAGAACTCGCCAGGGAGGGATGGGTTATTGTCAGCGGTCTTGCCATAGGTATCGATGGTGAAGCCCAGCAAAGCGTCGTAGAGGAAGGTTACCCTACGATTGCTGTTCTCGGTAGCGGTTTACGGTGCGTGTACCCGAAAGCACACCTTTCCCTTGCCCGGGATATTGTGGATAAAGGAGGAGCCCTGGTGAGCGAGTACCCTCCCCTTGAGGGTCCTCGTCCGGAACATTTCCCGCTCCGAAATCGGATTATTGCTGGCTTGAGTCTTGGAGTTCTCGTCATCGAGGCTCCCAGGAAAAGCGGTGCCCTCATCACTGCCGATTTCGCCCTCGAAGCAGGAAGGGAAGTCATGGCTATCCCTGGACCAATTTTCTCTCCCCAGAGTGAAGGAACCAATGCCCTCATTGCTCAAGGCGCAAAGCTTGTGCAGGATGTTTCTGATGTCCTTGAAACCTTTGGCTTTTTTCCCTCTCGGGTTGGAGAAACCTCGAAATCGGAAAGAGAACTTGTTCCCCTAAGTGCAAAGGAAGAAGAGCTCCTCTCTTTTATCGACTACACAGGAGTTTTCATAGAAGAGCTCCTTGAGAAGACCGGTTGGAGCGAGGGGGAATTCTTTCAGGCCCTTCTGACCCTCGAGGTCAAAGGGCTTGTAGAGGAGCTCCCCGGAGGCAGGGTAGCAAGGAGGTGA